Proteins encoded by one window of Nitrospira sp.:
- a CDS encoding universal stress protein: MKTSPSLHVLCATDGSPASHMALQLVQRFRMSAASTLTMLYVSEFGVSYPTGLAALELPEDRGEAVLESVKRGGEVSSDWQAVHYKLLRGRPAETILLAANRHHVDLVAVGAHGRSDIQQCQLGSVLRRIVLYASCPVLVVKQPVAALRHVVIGVDGSQEAEAAAEFLLRLSLPDGTRVTVASVIPPLPYGQAPLTEDHAARLQQIHGQVEEETRKSVTRVVEKIRAHGCLASGVVVAGHPSHELLKLVERVQADVIVVGSRGLTGDTRYLMGSVSDSIVLYAPCAVLVFRQKKDEGHASTSGNVPSREA, encoded by the coding sequence ATGAAAACGAGTCCTTCGCTCCATGTGCTGTGCGCCACGGATGGGTCCCCTGCCTCACATATGGCACTCCAACTCGTGCAACGCTTCCGCATGTCCGCAGCCTCGACCCTTACGATGCTCTATGTGTCCGAATTCGGAGTGTCCTATCCCACAGGGCTCGCCGCGCTGGAATTGCCGGAGGATCGCGGGGAAGCGGTGCTGGAGAGCGTGAAGCGGGGGGGGGAGGTGTCATCGGATTGGCAGGCTGTCCACTACAAATTGCTCCGTGGCCGCCCGGCCGAGACGATTCTCCTGGCGGCCAATCGACACCATGTCGATCTGGTTGCGGTGGGCGCGCACGGACGGTCAGACATCCAACAGTGCCAGTTGGGGAGCGTATTGCGCCGGATCGTCTTGTATGCGTCCTGTCCGGTGCTCGTGGTCAAGCAGCCGGTCGCGGCGTTGCGGCATGTCGTGATCGGCGTGGATGGCTCCCAGGAGGCGGAGGCCGCCGCTGAGTTTCTGCTGCGGCTCTCGTTGCCTGACGGCACGCGGGTCACGGTTGCGTCGGTGATACCCCCGCTGCCGTACGGGCAGGCGCCGTTGACGGAGGACCATGCGGCACGACTCCAACAGATTCATGGGCAGGTGGAGGAAGAAACACGGAAGAGCGTGACCCGCGTGGTGGAGAAGATCCGCGCACATGGCTGTCTGGCCAGCGGCGTGGTGGTCGCCGGTCATCCGAGCCATGAACTGCTGAAGCTTGTTGAGAGGGTACAGGCTGATGTGATTGTGGTGGGGTCTCGCGGGTTGACCGGCGACACACGCTATCTCATGGGGAGTGTGTCAGACAGCATTGTGCTGTATGCCCCTTGCGCAGTCTTGGTGTTTCGACAGAAGAAGGACGAAGGACATGCGAGTACGAGCGGGAACGTTCCATCGCGCGAGGCGTGA
- a CDS encoding DUF2934 domain-containing protein has translation MMVKMKAPKDPMDSKAAAKKRDASQTRATLAGEVMQQAIELPNGMWERISAKAYELWEQRGCREGHDLQDWFDAEGIVMDEIHEARE, from the coding sequence ATGATGGTGAAGATGAAAGCACCCAAGGACCCGATGGATTCGAAGGCGGCGGCGAAGAAGCGCGACGCCTCGCAGACCCGCGCGACGCTCGCCGGAGAGGTCATGCAGCAAGCGATCGAGCTGCCCAACGGCATGTGGGAGCGGATCTCAGCGAAGGCGTACGAACTGTGGGAGCAACGCGGCTGCCGCGAGGGCCATGATCTCCAAGACTGGTTCGATGCGGAAGGGATTGTGATGGACGAGATCCACGAAGCCCGCGAGTGA
- a CDS encoding DUF2892 domain-containing protein yields the protein MLRNVGIVERWVRVVGGIILMVLGITLPIPFWVEEIAETIGLLAVVSGAVGYCPVKHLYTRRGQKPGASR from the coding sequence GTGCTTCGTAATGTGGGAATCGTGGAACGATGGGTCAGAGTCGTCGGGGGGATTATCCTGATGGTCCTCGGGATCACGCTGCCGATTCCGTTCTGGGTTGAAGAAATCGCGGAGACCATTGGATTGCTCGCCGTGGTCTCCGGGGCCGTGGGGTATTGTCCGGTGAAGCACCTGTATACGCGGAGGGGGCAAAAGCCTGGTGCCTCACGCTAG
- a CDS encoding universal stress protein — MKQLPIKRILLATDFSGCAEQASDYAGFLGQACPAAVDILHVVEVPPDLHPDDALAERYFDMRRTQAETPLDKLVQQLVSMGVAARWRQQLGIPSRLINRAAEELGADLVTLGAYGSSGLSEVLLGSTAQRVVQGAPCPVLTVHPAPLRPYAPSRVRHILAPVDFSFCSLDALDYAAQLATHFGAMLTVLHVMEPVLFECEGAADSLVVASHQREQAAARLADLCHVLQGQGLAVETAIDGGNTAEAILTETNRRGCDLVVMGTRGRRGLTSLIGGSVAEGVLRHATIPVLTVKHLHVPIEARCLSSDLRIRVGDPVRTGERTH, encoded by the coding sequence ATGAAACAATTACCGATCAAACGAATCTTACTGGCCACGGATTTTTCGGGATGCGCGGAGCAGGCGTCTGACTATGCCGGGTTCCTAGGGCAGGCCTGTCCTGCAGCGGTGGACATTCTGCACGTCGTCGAGGTTCCGCCTGACCTGCATCCTGACGATGCGCTGGCTGAACGCTATTTCGATATGCGCCGCACACAGGCAGAGACGCCGCTCGATAAGTTGGTCCAGCAACTGGTTTCCATGGGAGTGGCGGCGCGGTGGCGGCAGCAACTCGGCATTCCGAGTCGGCTGATCAACCGGGCCGCAGAAGAGCTGGGCGCGGACCTCGTCACCCTGGGCGCGTACGGCAGCTCCGGCCTGAGCGAAGTGCTGCTGGGCAGCACCGCCCAGCGCGTGGTGCAGGGTGCGCCGTGTCCGGTGTTGACCGTTCATCCGGCGCCACTCCGTCCGTACGCTCCTTCGAGAGTGCGCCATATTCTGGCGCCGGTGGACTTTTCATTCTGTTCTCTCGATGCACTGGACTATGCCGCGCAGCTCGCGACGCACTTTGGAGCGATGCTGACGGTCTTGCATGTCATGGAGCCGGTGTTGTTCGAATGTGAGGGAGCGGCGGACTCCTTGGTTGTGGCGTCGCATCAGCGGGAACAGGCGGCAGCGCGGCTGGCGGATCTCTGCCACGTGCTTCAGGGCCAGGGCCTTGCCGTTGAGACTGCGATTGACGGAGGGAATACCGCTGAAGCGATTCTAACGGAAACGAACCGGCGGGGCTGCGACCTGGTCGTCATGGGTACACGCGGGCGACGTGGCCTGACCAGCCTGATCGGCGGCAGTGTCGCCGAAGGGGTCTTGCGCCACGCGACGATTCCAGTCTTGACGGTGAAGCACCTTCACGTACCGATAGAAGCCAGGTGTCTCTCGTCGGACCTTCGAATACGGGTCGGAGACCCGGTGCGGACAGGCGAACGAACCCACTAG
- a CDS encoding cytochrome c: MLKHLGITMAVLSIVLASSWTVAQIRPGHPDRGETVYKEQCVRCHGKLGDGNGPDAQNLIVRPTDFHTERSRAKTDFELLIAISNGVLFSPMHAWRGRLKDEEMMDVIQYVRALAPAGPHL; encoded by the coding sequence ATGCTCAAGCATCTCGGTATCACCATGGCAGTGCTTTCCATCGTCTTAGCGAGTTCCTGGACTGTGGCCCAGATCAGGCCGGGACATCCCGATCGAGGCGAGACGGTCTACAAAGAACAGTGCGTCCGGTGCCACGGGAAGCTGGGCGACGGCAATGGGCCTGACGCGCAGAACCTCATCGTGCGGCCGACCGATTTTCATACGGAGCGGTCGCGCGCGAAGACCGATTTTGAACTCCTGATCGCGATCTCGAACGGCGTGCTGTTCAGCCCGATGCATGCCTGGCGCGGCCGGCTGAAAGACGAGGAGATGATGGACGTGATTCAGTACGTGCGGGCCTTGGCGCCCGCCGGGCCGCATCTATGA
- a CDS encoding NfeD family protein: MHARLLRPGLRATHLAIIGLLSLLTLGVAPSASRAGSVVYVIPVEGVIDLGLAPFVERVLDEATAAGASAVILEIDTFGGRVDGAVLIRDALLRSKVRTVAFVNKRAISAGALISLAAETIVMADGGTIGAATPVQIGLPGAPAQPVEEKTVSYMRKEFRATAESRKRPPEIAEAMVDADVEIPGVIAKGKLLTLTTEEALQQKLADFRADTLEALLKALNLSDAEIRRASETWAESLVRVLTHPVVSSILIAVGMLGIIVEIQSPGFGVPGAFGLTSLALFLWGHWLVRLAGWEEVLLIGIGLILLVVEIFLLPGFGLFGALGIAALLGGLGLSLVGTGATWAVVLYALGQVIAAVLLAGVLALALLRVVPRLPFGRKLILDTALSAAGGYASPPESDSRWLGTRGTAASTLRPAGVAHFDHERVDVVTEGEYIEAGAAIEVIRVEGNRIVVRRLAPDGERSES, translated from the coding sequence ATGCACGCACGTTTGCTCCGTCCTGGGCTTCGAGCGACACATCTCGCTATCATTGGGCTCTTGAGCCTGTTGACGCTGGGTGTTGCGCCGAGCGCCTCACGCGCTGGATCCGTGGTCTATGTGATTCCGGTCGAGGGCGTCATCGACCTAGGCCTAGCGCCGTTTGTGGAGCGCGTGCTGGATGAAGCGACCGCAGCCGGCGCCTCAGCGGTGATTCTCGAGATTGACACGTTTGGCGGGCGTGTGGATGGCGCCGTCCTTATCCGCGATGCCCTGCTCCGATCAAAGGTCCGGACCGTCGCGTTCGTGAATAAGCGGGCCATCTCGGCGGGTGCGCTGATCAGTCTGGCTGCGGAAACCATCGTCATGGCTGACGGCGGCACGATCGGCGCCGCCACGCCGGTTCAGATCGGCTTGCCCGGCGCGCCGGCGCAGCCGGTCGAGGAGAAAACCGTCTCGTATATGCGGAAGGAGTTTCGCGCCACGGCGGAGAGCCGGAAACGGCCGCCGGAAATAGCTGAAGCGATGGTGGATGCGGATGTGGAGATTCCAGGGGTCATCGCGAAGGGCAAACTGCTGACGCTGACGACTGAGGAAGCGCTGCAACAGAAGCTGGCGGACTTTCGCGCCGACACGCTGGAAGCCCTGTTGAAAGCGCTGAATCTCTCCGACGCGGAGATTCGCCGTGCCTCGGAAACCTGGGCAGAGTCGCTGGTGCGGGTGCTCACGCATCCGGTCGTCAGCTCGATTCTCATCGCGGTCGGGATGCTCGGCATCATCGTGGAAATTCAGAGCCCCGGGTTCGGGGTGCCGGGCGCGTTCGGGCTGACGAGCCTTGCGCTGTTCTTGTGGGGGCATTGGTTGGTCCGTTTAGCGGGCTGGGAGGAAGTCCTGCTGATCGGGATCGGGCTCATCCTGTTGGTCGTCGAAATATTTCTGCTGCCGGGCTTTGGACTCTTCGGGGCGCTTGGCATTGCCGCGCTGCTCGGGGGACTTGGCCTGAGCCTCGTCGGGACGGGCGCGACCTGGGCCGTCGTCCTCTATGCGCTGGGACAGGTGATCGCCGCCGTACTGTTGGCCGGCGTGCTGGCTCTCGCGTTGCTGCGGGTTGTGCCGCGCCTGCCCTTTGGCCGGAAGCTCATTTTAGACACCGCGTTGTCGGCCGCGGGGGGGTATGCCTCCCCGCCGGAATCGGACAGCCGGTGGCTCGGCACGCGCGGGACTGCCGCCTCGACATTGCGACCGGCGGGGGTTGCCCATTTCGACCACGAGCGCGTGGACGTCGTCACCGAAGGCGAATACATCGAAGCCGGCGCCGCCATTGAAGTCATTCGAGTGGAGGGCAATCGCATTGTGGTCCGGCGCCTGGCACCGGATGGTGAAAGGAGTGAGTCATGA
- the floA gene encoding flotillin-like protein FloA (flotillin-like protein involved in membrane lipid rafts) has protein sequence MSELETGLLGILTTLMLVVAGSALLLYLIPLRLWIAAWASGAYVGLLTLIGMRLRRVPPGTVVTARISAVKAGLTIPLNDLEAHYLAGGNVVNVVLAMISADKANIAMPFKRAAAIDLAGRDVLGAVKMSVLPKVIETPRIAAVAKDGIQLHAICRVTVRTNLDRLVGGAGEETVLARVGEGIVSTIGSAETHKNVLENPDHISKHVLAKGLDAGTAFEILSIDIADIDVGENIGAKLQIDQADADKQIAQARAEQRRAMAVALEQEMRAKVVEAESEVPKAMAEAFRQGNLGIMDYYRMKNVQADTSMRDAIAGTGEEPPGGTEKGDRP, from the coding sequence ATGAGCGAACTGGAAACCGGTCTATTGGGAATTCTGACAACGTTGATGCTGGTGGTGGCCGGCAGCGCCTTGCTGTTGTACCTGATCCCGCTCCGCCTGTGGATTGCCGCCTGGGCCTCCGGCGCCTACGTCGGGCTGTTGACCCTGATCGGGATGCGTCTTCGGCGCGTGCCGCCCGGGACGGTGGTGACCGCGCGCATCAGCGCGGTGAAGGCCGGACTGACCATTCCGCTCAACGATCTCGAAGCCCACTATCTGGCGGGGGGCAACGTGGTGAACGTCGTCCTTGCGATGATCTCCGCCGACAAAGCGAATATCGCGATGCCGTTCAAGCGGGCGGCGGCCATCGACCTGGCCGGACGCGATGTGCTGGGAGCGGTCAAGATGTCGGTCCTCCCCAAGGTGATCGAAACACCGCGCATTGCCGCGGTCGCCAAAGACGGCATTCAGCTCCACGCGATTTGCCGCGTGACGGTCCGGACGAATCTCGATCGGCTGGTGGGCGGCGCGGGCGAGGAGACGGTGCTGGCACGGGTGGGCGAAGGGATCGTGAGCACGATCGGCTCGGCGGAGACCCACAAAAATGTGCTGGAGAATCCCGATCACATCTCCAAGCATGTCTTGGCGAAAGGGCTGGATGCGGGGACAGCCTTCGAGATCCTGTCGATCGATATCGCGGATATCGACGTCGGCGAGAACATCGGCGCAAAGTTGCAGATCGATCAGGCCGACGCCGACAAGCAGATCGCCCAGGCGAGAGCCGAGCAACGGCGCGCCATGGCCGTCGCGCTGGAGCAGGAAATGCGCGCGAAGGTGGTGGAAGCTGAATCCGAAGTGCCGAAGGCCATGGCCGAGGCCTTTCGTCAGGGAAATCTGGGTATCATGGACTATTACCGGATGAAAAATGTGCAGGCGGACACTTCCATGCGGGATGCCATTGCAGGGACGGGCGAAGAGCCGCCCGGAGGAACCGAGAAGGGGGACCGCCCATGA
- a CDS encoding universal stress protein translates to MKVVIALDRSRHARAAFQLVQQMRWPAGSVVTLLHVLEIVTISGGWQLHYHPELWKQFVGERKKVFGNAQRFLERMEALVRPGSVRLDAMVKWGLPLTGIIDVLKKQQADLVVVGSRGLSGVRRFLLGSVSEGVLHSAPCSVLISRGPRKRGAQPPAKGLRILLAVDESDHALAAARWLRALRLSAAEVTILHVVAPPGDGTSQLLTLTAPKFREAAQAMIRVTKERGRQVLERMRKLVAHRGLTVHPALVEGHPAEEIIQAAQRTHADLVILGSRGMTGLKGAFLGSVSRKVARHAPCSVLVVKS, encoded by the coding sequence ATGAAAGTTGTGATTGCGCTGGACCGGTCTCGGCATGCTCGTGCGGCGTTTCAGTTGGTCCAGCAGATGCGTTGGCCGGCCGGATCGGTTGTGACTCTGCTTCATGTATTAGAAATCGTCACCATCTCCGGTGGCTGGCAGCTCCACTACCATCCTGAGTTATGGAAGCAGTTTGTGGGTGAACGGAAAAAAGTGTTCGGAAACGCTCAACGCTTTCTGGAGAGAATGGAAGCGCTGGTGCGTCCTGGAAGCGTCCGATTAGATGCGATGGTTAAATGGGGTCTGCCGCTGACAGGGATCATCGATGTCCTGAAAAAACAGCAGGCAGACCTTGTCGTCGTGGGCTCTCGCGGGCTCTCCGGTGTGCGGCGATTCCTGCTTGGAAGCGTGAGCGAGGGCGTGCTCCATTCGGCGCCGTGCTCGGTCCTGATCAGCCGAGGACCACGAAAGCGGGGCGCACAGCCGCCAGCCAAAGGCCTCAGGATCCTGTTGGCGGTCGATGAATCCGATCACGCGTTGGCGGCCGCACGATGGCTTCGAGCGCTGCGTCTATCGGCGGCGGAGGTGACCATTCTGCACGTCGTTGCGCCACCAGGCGATGGGACATCCCAGCTGCTGACTCTGACGGCACCGAAATTTCGTGAGGCCGCACAGGCCATGATTCGTGTGACAAAGGAGCGGGGGAGGCAGGTGTTGGAGCGGATGCGGAAGCTCGTGGCGCATCGCGGGCTGACCGTTCATCCAGCATTGGTCGAAGGTCATCCAGCAGAGGAAATCATCCAAGCCGCACAGCGAACGCATGCCGACCTGGTGATCCTCGGATCGCGGGGTATGACGGGGTTGAAGGGCGCGTTCCTCGGCAGTGTGTCACGGAAGGTGGCGCGGCATGCACCCTGTTCGGTGCTGGTGGTGAAAAGCTGA
- a CDS encoding MgtC/SapB family protein, producing the protein MTFEEIFWGFLIALGAGALIGLQRQQSRDEEKGPGVGGVRTFPLIALAGALSAFIAHTMGMWPVLGAMGVIGVFLAISQYHESSRSADPGVTTQVAALITFLLGVLALSPGIPLPVGDRYLLIVASAGVVMALLSFKEPLHQAVARISDDDLYATAKFVVLAVVVLPLLPNRTYGPFNVVNPFHVALMVVLIAGMSFLGYIAMRIAGPRHGLLATGMLGGLMSSTAVTISLATKARESSPVVALAAVATLLASSTMFLRMLVVIGVINPGLLPGLAWPLGIMALGGYGTALLFYLKSRQVLHEVPPVLYYNPLELGTALKFGLFYAVVIVVAKGAQIGLGDQGLYASSVLAGTTDVDAITLSVARFHQEGLDTRTAATAITAAAMTNTIAKAALAAWFGGKALAWRVALGLGVALVGGAVTLVFTT; encoded by the coding sequence ATGACTTTTGAAGAAATCTTCTGGGGGTTTCTGATCGCGTTGGGCGCTGGAGCGCTCATCGGCCTGCAACGCCAGCAGTCCAGGGACGAGGAGAAAGGCCCCGGCGTCGGCGGCGTTCGGACCTTTCCGCTCATTGCGCTCGCGGGAGCCCTCTCCGCATTTATCGCACATACGATGGGGATGTGGCCCGTGCTGGGCGCCATGGGGGTGATCGGCGTCTTCCTGGCCATCTCGCAGTATCACGAGTCGAGCCGAAGTGCGGATCCAGGAGTTACCACGCAAGTGGCGGCCCTCATCACCTTTCTCCTGGGGGTCCTGGCTCTCTCGCCGGGGATTCCCTTGCCTGTCGGCGACCGCTATCTCCTGATTGTCGCCAGTGCCGGTGTGGTGATGGCCCTGCTGTCGTTCAAGGAGCCGCTGCACCAGGCGGTGGCCCGCATCTCCGATGACGATCTGTACGCGACGGCGAAGTTTGTGGTGCTCGCGGTGGTCGTTCTGCCGTTGCTGCCCAACCGCACCTATGGTCCCTTCAATGTCGTGAATCCTTTCCATGTGGCGCTCATGGTCGTGTTGATCGCAGGGATGAGTTTCCTCGGGTACATCGCGATGCGGATTGCCGGTCCGCGTCACGGTCTGCTGGCGACCGGCATGCTGGGGGGACTGATGTCCTCCACGGCCGTCACGATCAGCCTCGCGACGAAAGCGCGGGAATCATCGCCGGTGGTCGCGCTCGCCGCCGTGGCGACGCTGCTGGCCTCGAGCACGATGTTTCTCCGCATGCTCGTGGTGATCGGTGTGATCAATCCCGGTCTTCTCCCGGGTCTGGCATGGCCGTTGGGGATCATGGCGCTCGGCGGCTATGGGACGGCGCTGCTGTTCTATCTCAAGTCGCGTCAGGTTCTTCACGAGGTGCCTCCGGTGCTCTATTATAATCCGCTCGAACTGGGCACCGCGTTGAAGTTTGGCCTCTTCTATGCAGTCGTGATTGTCGTGGCCAAAGGCGCGCAGATCGGGCTCGGCGACCAGGGCCTCTACGCCTCCAGTGTGCTGGCCGGGACGACCGATGTCGACGCGATCACGCTCTCGGTGGCTCGGTTTCACCAGGAAGGATTGGATACGCGGACTGCGGCGACCGCGATCACGGCAGCGGCGATGACGAACACGATCGCCAAAGCGGCTCTTGCCGCCTGGTTCGGCGGCAAGGCGTTGGCCTGGCGTGTCGCCCTGGGCTTGGGGGTAGCCTTAGTCGGAGGCGCTGTGACGCTGGTCTTCACCACATAG
- a CDS encoding cation transporting ATPase C-terminal domain-containing protein, producing the protein MTKEAADMVVTDDSFASIAAAVEEGRGVFDNIRKTVHFLLPCNVSEVLVMLFVALPGLPLPLLPIQILWMNLVTDGIPALALAVDPKAPDLMQRLPRLPDARLLDGGRLLAIGAEGLMLSVIALGGFSYNLYGSHQNVEQARTVAFTVIVVAQLVQAFNCRCDRFSLFQLGIGTNRTLLWAFLFSCAMQQIAVLTGPVASPIFKVAVLPLEDWVLMGTMGALAVCGHGSGQVAKTAKSPDRTGSIHLVMVTSHSAFASGMR; encoded by the coding sequence GTGACCAAGGAAGCGGCCGACATGGTCGTGACGGACGACAGCTTCGCCTCCATTGCCGCAGCGGTGGAGGAGGGGCGAGGCGTCTTCGACAATATTCGCAAGACCGTTCACTTCCTGTTGCCCTGCAATGTGAGCGAAGTGCTGGTCATGCTGTTTGTCGCCTTGCCGGGATTGCCATTGCCGCTGCTGCCGATCCAGATTCTGTGGATGAATCTCGTGACTGATGGCATTCCAGCCCTGGCTTTGGCCGTTGATCCCAAGGCTCCTGATTTGATGCAGCGTCTGCCCCGCCTGCCTGACGCTCGGTTGCTGGATGGTGGGCGGCTGCTTGCGATTGGAGCCGAGGGATTGATGTTGAGCGTCATCGCCCTCGGAGGTTTCAGCTATAACTTGTACGGATCGCATCAAAATGTTGAGCAGGCAAGGACCGTGGCGTTTACCGTGATAGTCGTCGCGCAATTGGTTCAGGCCTTCAACTGCCGGTGCGACCGGTTTTCGCTATTTCAGCTAGGCATTGGGACAAACCGGACGCTTTTGTGGGCTTTCCTTTTTTCCTGTGCCATGCAGCAGATCGCCGTGCTGACGGGTCCCGTTGCCTCGCCCATCTTCAAGGTCGCGGTATTGCCGCTCGAAGACTGGGTGCTGATGGGAACGATGGGTGCCTTGGCCGTTTGTGGTCATGGAAGCGGTCAAGTGGCAAAGACGGCGAAGAGTCCTGATCGGACAGGATCGATTCACCTAGTTATGGTTACAAGTCACTCGGCGTTTGCGTCAGGTATGCGATGA
- a CDS encoding response regulator transcription factor, which translates to MNGTRILLADDHPEMEDVVGQAAGKAASVVGVVHDGTALLQAALALKPDVILLDVAMPHMNGFEAARRLLVAMPQMRIIFLTVHDRPSYIAEAFRLGARGYVLKRSADELPSAIDRVMRGQRFLSSTLLPAYPELLTDESGS; encoded by the coding sequence ATGAATGGAACGCGTATCCTGTTAGCCGACGATCATCCTGAAATGGAAGATGTGGTGGGACAAGCAGCCGGCAAGGCGGCCTCCGTCGTCGGTGTTGTACACGATGGAACGGCTTTGCTCCAAGCTGCCCTGGCGCTCAAGCCCGACGTGATCCTTCTCGACGTTGCAATGCCGCACATGAACGGATTCGAAGCAGCCCGCCGGCTGCTCGTCGCCATGCCGCAGATGCGGATCATCTTCCTCACCGTGCATGATCGGCCATCTTATATCGCCGAGGCCTTCCGGCTTGGGGCGAGGGGCTATGTGCTAAAACGATCGGCTGACGAACTTCCTAGCGCCATCGACCGGGTGATGCGGGGGCAGCGGTTCCTCAGCTCGACGCTCCTCCCGGCCTACCCGGAACTGCTGACGGACGAATCGGGGTCTTAG
- a CDS encoding response regulator transcription factor, with protein MKDPDAQRPRVLLADDHSLMLAGLRKLAEETCDVVGTVEDGRALVDAAQRLEPDLIILDIAMPLLNGIDAARQIKKLRPHIKLIFLTMQTSPTYATEAFHAGASCYLLKRSAPLELPLAIDAALQGQLYLTPSIAKPVLERALKQENPPAIKGAASELTPRQREVLQLIGEGKGTKEIATLLNVSVKTVEFHKTRLMEELDIHTTAELMRYAITLGLASTQP; from the coding sequence ATGAAGGATCCCGACGCACAAAGACCGCGCGTGCTCTTAGCCGACGATCACAGCCTGATGCTGGCAGGACTGCGCAAGCTCGCGGAGGAAACCTGCGACGTCGTCGGCACGGTCGAGGATGGCCGTGCGCTGGTGGACGCGGCACAACGGCTGGAGCCGGACCTCATCATCTTGGACATCGCCATGCCGTTGCTCAACGGGATCGATGCCGCCAGGCAAATCAAGAAGCTCCGCCCCCACATCAAACTCATCTTTCTGACCATGCAGACGAGCCCGACGTATGCCACGGAGGCGTTTCACGCCGGGGCCAGCTGTTACTTGCTCAAACGGTCTGCGCCGCTGGAATTGCCGCTGGCGATCGATGCCGCCCTACAAGGGCAGCTCTATCTCACCCCTTCGATCGCCAAACCGGTGCTGGAACGGGCGTTGAAGCAGGAAAACCCGCCCGCCATCAAAGGCGCCGCATCCGAACTCACTCCTCGGCAGCGAGAAGTGCTCCAATTGATCGGGGAAGGGAAAGGGACCAAGGAGATCGCGACGTTACTCAACGTAAGCGTGAAAACCGTAGAGTTCCACAAGACGCGCCTGATGGAAGAGCTCGACATCCATACCACTGCGGAATTGATGCGGTATGCAATCACACTGGGTCTCGCCAGTACCCAGCCCTAG